The Desulfovibrio sp. UIB00 DNA window CCGCAGCGGTGTGGAAAAAGGTATCGCATGCGCTGGCCCGGCCCTCGGAACAATGCTGGCCTTTTTTTTGTATGGAAGTGGCCTGGGACAAAGGCCAGCCAAAGATTCCCGCGCACATTGCCAAGCTGCGCTGCATGGCCTTTGCCGATCAGCAAGGCTGGATATGGCGGCAGGACGGCCTGAACGAAAGGGCGGTCAAAAAGCACGTGCTGCAACGCTCCCACGAAATGGGGCTGCGCTTTGAACAGGACGCACTGGAGCAGTTCTGCGCATCTGTGCCGCCCGATGCCTTGGCCATTGAAAACGAGTTGATCAAGCTGCAACTGCTGCGCAATACCGCGCAGGATGTTGCCCGGGAAAAATCACAGGCAGATTCTCACGGGGCGGATCACCTTCCCGACCAGGGCACCATTACCCTGGCCATGACTGCCACGGCTTCGTGGAATCCAGAGTGCAATGTCTTTGACTGCATCCGGCACATGGAGGCAGGCAACCTCACCGCCGTGTGGAAGGAACTTTCCCGCAGTCAGGACGGAGACAGCCTGCTGTTTTCTTTGCTGGCCCTGCTGGCGCGCGAACTGCGCCTGCTCTGGCAACTGTGGGCGGGCGAAAAGGTGCGCGTGCATCCCAACGAGGCCTCCTTTAAAAAGCAGTTGGCAACCCGACTCGGCCCCTCGGTGCTTGCGGAGTGCATGTCCACTGTTATGGATGCGGAGTTGCAGGTAAAGAGCGGCCGCCGATCGCCAAGCCAGAGCCTGGACTACCTTGCGGCACGTATGACAGACCTGTTTGCCGCAGGCCGCACCCGCGCCTGACGTAAAGCCGCAGGCAGAACATCGCCGCGCCAGCCATGGACGGAGCAAATGCAACCATTGCGGCCCATATTCCGTTGCGGCCCGCTTTTATCATGTTCGCTCACGTAAAAAACGGCAAAGGATTTGCGGGAATGCATGCGCCTTTATCCGCCCGCCCCCTTGCGCAACCTCCAAGACTGCTTATTTTATGACAGCAAAGCCAACATCCACCCCGCCCACAAGCCTCGGGCATCGTGAGCGGCTGCGGCAAAGACTGGAACTGGAACCCACGGCAGTGGCGGATTATGAAGTGCTGGAGCTGCTTCTGGGATATGGCCTGACGCGCAAGGACACAAAGCCCCTCGCCAAGGAACTGATACAGAAGTTTGGCAGCATTCGAGGTGCGCTGGACGCAAGGCCAGACGAACTCTTGCAGGTGCCCGGTTTCGGGCCGGGATTGCTCGCCTTATGGCGTGTTTTGGGCGAAACGCGGGCGCGCTACGCCGCAGCAGATCTGCGGCAAAAGGAAGTTCTGGCAACCCCGGAGGCCGTGGCCCGCATGGCGCAGGCCCGGCTTGGCACAAGCCCCCACGAGGAATGCTGGCTGGCGCTGGTAGACAGGCGCAACCGCCTCATGGCCTGGGAGCGCCTGCGCAGAGGCGGCATTGCAGAAGTTTCAATCTACCCAAGGGACGTTCTTGAAGCGGCCCTGTTCCGAAAGGCAAGCGGCATAATCTTGGTGCACAACCACCCCGGCGGCAATCCGGGGCCTTCGCAGGAAGACCGCCTGCTGACAGAAGAACTGCAAAGACTGGCGCCCCGTATGGGGCTGCGCTTTCTGGATCACGTCATCGTTACGGATGGAGACTGCTACAGCATAACGCAATCGCAACGCATTTGAATCGAAA harbors:
- the radC gene encoding DNA repair protein RadC translates to MTAKPTSTPPTSLGHRERLRQRLELEPTAVADYEVLELLLGYGLTRKDTKPLAKELIQKFGSIRGALDARPDELLQVPGFGPGLLALWRVLGETRARYAAADLRQKEVLATPEAVARMAQARLGTSPHEECWLALVDRRNRLMAWERLRRGGIAEVSIYPRDVLEAALFRKASGIILVHNHPGGNPGPSQEDRLLTEELQRLAPRMGLRFLDHVIVTDGDCYSITQSQRI
- a CDS encoding DNA polymerase III subunit delta, whose protein sequence is MSAAHPGFSFLVCPDGQLLRARMEQLLSSFPPASGQWERHVYWGDEEPSPRFWEQLTLQGLFGAPRVLVVRQANLWPAAVWKKVSHALARPSEQCWPFFCMEVAWDKGQPKIPAHIAKLRCMAFADQQGWIWRQDGLNERAVKKHVLQRSHEMGLRFEQDALEQFCASVPPDALAIENELIKLQLLRNTAQDVAREKSQADSHGADHLPDQGTITLAMTATASWNPECNVFDCIRHMEAGNLTAVWKELSRSQDGDSLLFSLLALLARELRLLWQLWAGEKVRVHPNEASFKKQLATRLGPSVLAECMSTVMDAELQVKSGRRSPSQSLDYLAARMTDLFAAGRTRA